The Sander vitreus isolate 19-12246 chromosome 5, sanVit1, whole genome shotgun sequence genome includes a region encoding these proteins:
- the smarcb1a gene encoding SWI/SNF-related matrix-associated actin-dependent regulator of chromatin subfamily B member 1-A, whose product MALSKTFGQKPVKFQLEEDGDFYMIGSEVGNYLRMFRGSLYKRYPSLWRKLASVEERKKIVESSHDHGYTQLATSVTLLKASEVEEILEGNDEKYKAVSISTEPPAYLREQKAKRNSQWVPTLPNSSHHLDAVPCSTTINRSRLGRDKKRTFPLCFDDHDPAVIHENATQSEVLVPIRLDMEIEGQKLRDAFTWNMNEKLMTPEMFAEILCDDLDLNPLAFVPAIASAIRQQIESYPTDSILEEQTDQRVIIKLNIHVGNISLVDQFEWDMSERENSPEKFALKLCSELGLGGEFVTTIAYSIRGQLSWHQRTYAFSENPLPTVEIAIRNTGDADQWCPLLETLTDAEMEKKIRDQDRNTRRMRRLANTAPAW is encoded by the exons ATGGCGCTTAGCAAAACGTTTGGACAAAAACCGGTTAAATTTCAGCTCGAGGAGGATGGAGACTTTTACATGATTGGATCGGAG gtGGGAAACTACCTCCGTATGTTCAGAGGCTCTCTGTATAAAAGATACCCATCATTATGGAGAAAACTGGCTTCGGTGGAAGAACGGAAGAAAATAGTGGAGTCCTCACACG ATCACGGCTACACTCAGCTGGCCACCAGTGTGACTCTGCTGAAGGCTTCGGAGGTCGAGGAGATCCTCGAAGGAAACGACGAGAAGTACAAAGCTGTCTCTATCAGCACTGAGCCCCCTGCCTACCTCAG GGAGCAGAAGGCGAAGCGGAACAGTCAGTGGGTTCCCACGCTGCCCAACAGTTCTCACCACCTGGATGCGGTGCCCTGCTCCACCACCATCAACCGCAGCCGACTGGGCCGCGACAAGAAGAGGACCTTCCCACTGTG CTTTGACGACCACGACCCCGCAGTGATCCACGAGAACGCCACTCAGTCTGAAGTTCTGGTTCCGATCCGTCTGGACATGGAGATTGAGGGACAGAAGCTCAGAGACGCTTTCACCTGGAATATGAACG aGAAGCTGATGACGCCCGAGATGTTCGCTGAGATCCTTTGCGACGACCTGGACCTCAACCCGCTGGCCTTCGTCCCTGCCATCGCCTCAGCCATCCGACAGCAGATCGAGTCTTATCCGACAGACAGCATCCTGGAGGAGCAGACGGACCAGAGGGTCATCATCAAG TTGAACATCCATGTTGGGAACATCTCCCTGGTGGACCAGTTTGAGTGGGATATGTCTGAGAGGGAGAACTCTCCAGAGAAGTTTGCCCTGAAGCTTTGCTCTGAGCTCGGCCTGGGCGGAGAGTTTGTCACCACCATCGCCTACAGCATCCGCGGTCAGCTGAGCTGGCACCAGAGGACGTACGCCTTCAG TGAGAACCCGCTGCCCACAGTGGAGATAGCCATTAGAAACACAGGTGATGCCGACCAGTGGTGCCCCCTGCTGGAGACCTTGACAGACGCAGAGATGGAGAAGAAGATCAGAGATCAGGACAGAAACACGAG GCGAATGAGGCGATTGGCGAACACGGCCCCCGCGTGGTAG